One Fusarium oxysporum f. sp. lycopersici 4287 chromosome 8, whole genome shotgun sequence genomic region harbors:
- a CDS encoding DNA (cytosine-5-)-methyltransferase has protein sequence MPIERIDLEAQSETDDVLFLSEESSGTFERRRRLSSCTIGDEDTSSHSNTSARLLEQGELELKAMRLLNTTIQAGSFLGVRQFFSGKYLVEFILVKILVRCRSTDAIKIRGTPFLRNRSALAKLPKKPNEVCMLICRDSDTNNEEVTDISPSQVVQVHPLLITNAKYPNFNRKLEVCYAGQGSRRKQVEESLVRVDSSEVSRREYRISNEILRNRWRGTTAKGGSWNPFSGGHHIDLESERSNEGDRSHGQQYTIFDSCSGAGGVSRGALMAGFRVRYALDKAPEVWDTYQANFPGTELYKMSLDQFLSSAQTSHMRVDVLHFSPPCQFFSPAHTHASEHDDANIFALYGCNQLLKKLRPRIITVEQTFGLTHDRHEEYFNGFLGDFTQHGYSIRWRVIRLCTWGAAQDRRRLIIIAAAPGERIPTFPQATHSQEGGNGLLPYNSIGKALRDIRAGDDLHDLDNVHYFDPLRAPYDPERLAGTITTGGGYFYYPDGSRKLTLREYASLQGFPKSHQFLGTKTSIKRQIGNAFPPNTVRVLYKHLEQWLLNEDRMKPFTNNQDAILIEDDSDTPPNLTDDSEDRPRHFPDMMDGNIVETFDIQQHRRGRDPWAVEDMVIDLT, from the exons ATGCCTATCGAAAGAATCGACCTTGAGGCACAATCAGAGACCGATGACgttttatttctttctgAAGAATCTAGTGGGACTTTTGAGCGTCGAAGGCGTCTCTCATCTTGCACAATTGGAGATGAGGACACCAGCAGTCACTCAAACACCTCAGCCCGTCTTCTCGAACAGGGCGAACTTGAGCTCAAGGCAATGAGGCTACTGAATACGACTATACAAGCAGGTTCCTTTCTCGGAGTACGCCAATTCTTTTCTGGGAAATATCTTGTTGAGTTTATTCTGGTCAAAATTCTGGTTCGATGCCGGTCTACAGACGCGATCAAAATCCGTGGCAcacccttcttgagaaaTCGCTCGGCTTTAGCAAAGCTtccaaagaagccaaacGAAGTCTGCATGCTGATATGCAGAGATAGTGACACGAACAACGAAGAGGTCACAGACATCAGTCCATCACAAGTGGTTCAAGTGCACCCACTGCTCATCACTAACGCGAAATACCCCAATTTCAACCGG AAGCTGGAGGTTTGTTACGCTGGACAAGGGAGCCGTAGGAAGCAGGTTGAAGAATCTCTTGTTCGCGTTGACTCCAGCGAAGTCTCACGGAGAGAATATAGAATTTCCAACGAGATACTCCGCAACAGATGGCGAGGAACTACCGCCAAAGGAGGCTCATGGAACCCCTTTTCAGGCGGTCACCATATTGACCTGGAGTCAGAGCGGTCCAACGAAGGAGATCGAAGCCACGGTCAGCAGTACACGATATTTGACTCTTGTTCCGGTGCTGGCGGAGTGTCGCGAGGAGCCCTCATGGCTGGCTTCAGAGTTCGATATGCGTTGGACAAAGCACCGGAGGTTTGGGATACCTACCAAGCAAACTTCCCTGGAACCGAACTATACAAGATGTCCCTTGACCAATTTCTATCCAGCGCGCAGACGAGTCATATGCGAGTTGATGTTCTACACTTTTCTCCGCCATGTCAATTCTTTTCGCCAGCACACACGCACGCATCAGAACATGATGATGCGAATATTTTCGCATTGTATGGCTGCAATCAACTACTCAAGAAGTTGCGTCCCCGTATCATCACCGTGGAACAGACATTCGGGCTTACGCATGACCGGCACGAGGAGTACTTTAATGGCTTCCTTGGGGACTTCACACAGCATGGCTACTCCATACGCTGGAGAGTCATAAGGCTTTGCACGTGGGGAGCTGCTCAAGATCGGAGACGCCTAATCATCATTGCCGCTGCACCTGGCGAGAGAATTCCAACCTTCCCCCAGGCTACACACAGTCAGGAGGGTGGCAACGGACTATTGCCCTACAACAGCATCGGAAAGGCGCTAAGGGACATCCGCGCAGGAGACGATCTTCATGACCTTGATAATGTCCATTATTTCGATCCACTACGAGCGCCATATGACCCGGAACGCCTGGCAGGGACTATCACCACTGGCGGAGGTTACTTTTACTACCCTGACGGCTCACGAAAGCTCACTCTGAGAGAGTATGCAAGCTTGCAAGGATTCCCCAAGTCACATCAGTTCCTCGGTACTAAAACATCCATCAAACGGCAAATCGGAAATGCGTTTCCCCCAAACACAGTTCGTGTTCTCTACAAGCACTTAGAACAATGGCTCTTAAACGAAGACCGCATGAAACCATTCACCAACAACCAGGACGCCATTCTCATTGAGGATGATTCCGATACACCACCCAATCTTACAGATGATTCTGAGGATAGGCCACGCCACTTTCCGGATATGATGGACGGAAATATTGTTGAGACTTTCGATATACAACAACATCGACGCGGCAGAGACCCTTGGGCAGTCGAGGACATGGTGATTGACTTGACCTAG
- a CDS encoding hypothetical protein (At least one base has a quality score < 10), with translation MDTLRCLSGRKSHAMGNLETRGVVLKRQLSDGGIAGVVVGVIVGIALVVLCSYPFIIRRIRRRKQTSLHGPPDTNDPETGEVPATGAPGIDDNQRRLSSQDSFKPSGENTRGGVDGSVKDLDWTAHDGFLQQTNGQGQPDYVPRIDTNLPSYGFGNAQPTANDSIPRSAPFGSDENHHEEYMPQSIGDAPRAVLNGTSADYYSPSVPSEAFGMFSTEEPRPQPERSWSRGSSLRYNLKQMFSRKSTRDQSLNSPTSQSLAEYFEGVPRAQDGSLQRITTAGRPTESPTDMTAPATDSLPVPSSTQALGSPIALPSTLPKGAVQSPPDSPPTTFNFNASQSPPSHPAPGTVNPMDIMPASTETEVWHRNDYQLYVSQSSPNQPPPSAGPATHEGPVDSPSPLTLPPSDPHPQPVPIVHSPTPTQSQIAFKTEEIDDNQDISMSEIPTTNHLSPLPDSSVRHPSYPSDASTPLPGPAFTNPSSLSTPATQLDTPSPHSGTSSDYRHSVSPGNAVSNPSPSNGSHACDEPGCNQVFDQPHKLKHHQRYHTKDHKCPYPNCGKGFGTKTHLQRHVNDRHERKKKFHCAVQGCDYSRQGGKGFPRKDNWKRHMTKIHNMDQRHLPEPVEVDQEMGGT, from the exons ATGGATACTCTGCGATGTCTAAGTGGGAGGAAGAGCCATGCAATGGGCAATCTCGAAACCAGAGGCGTCGTGTTGAAACGCCAGCTTAGCGATGGAGGAATTGCGGGTGTTGTTGTCGGTGTTATCGTGGGCATTGCGCTTGTTGTTCTTTGCTCGTATCCCTTTATCATCCGCCGCATCAGACGCCGAAAACAAACATCTCTTCATGGCCCCCCCGACACGAACGACCCGGAGACTGGCGAGGTTCCAGCAACTGGAGCCCCGGGGATAGACGATAATCAACGCCGCCTGTCCTCACAAGACTCTTTCAAACCTTCAGGGGAAAATACGCGTGGAGGAGTTGATGGATCTGTCAAAGACTTGGATTGGACAGCCCACGATGGCTTTTTGCAGCAAACCaatggacaaggtcaaccAGACTATGTTCCCCGAATCGACACTAATTTACCTTCTTACGGCTTTGGAAATGCTCAGCCAACTGCCAACGACTCAATACCGCGCTCAGCGCCGTTCGGCTCTGACGAGAATCATCATGAAGAGTACATGCCGCAGTCTATTGGTGATGCACCCCGTGCTGTTCTTAATGGGACCAGTGCGGACTACTATAGCCCATCAGTCCCTTCGGAGGCATTTGGCATGTTTTCGACTGAGGAACCTCGACCTCAACCTGAACGCTCATGGTCGCGTGGGAGCTCCTTgagatataatttaaaaCAGATGTTTAGTCGCAAGAGCACGCGCGATCAGTCTCTTAACTCACCAACATCGCAATCCCTGGCTGAATACTTCGAAGGCGTGCCAAGAGCACAGGATGGAAGTCTTCAACGGATTACTACAGCAGGAAGACCGACCGAGTCTCCTACTGACATGACTGCTCCGGCTACCGATTCTTTGCCGGTACCTTCATCTACCCAAGCCTTGGGCTCCCCGATTGCTTTGCCATCTACCCTGCCAAAGGGGGCTGTGCAAAGTCCCCCAGATTCCCCACCGACcaccttcaacttcaacgcGTCCCAATCCCCTCCTAGCCACCCAGCTCCTGGTACCGTGAACCCCATGGATATCATGCCTGCATCGACAGAAACCGAAGTATGGCACAGGAACGACTACCAATTATATGTATCGCAATCCTCACCCAACCAGCCGCCCCCCTCAGCAGGGCCTGCCACGCATGAAGGACCTGTGGACTCACCCTCGCCATTAACACTACCTCCTAGtgatcctcatcctcagcctGTACCCATAGTTCACTCTCCTACACCGACCCAGAGTCAAATAGCGTTTAAAACGGAGGAGATCGATGACAATCAGGATATCTCTATGTCTGAGATTCCAACGACCAACCACTTGAGTCCTCTCCCCGACAGTAGTGTTCGACACCCAAGCTATCCCTCCGATGCGTCTACCCCCCTGCCTGGACCGGCATTCACCAACCCGTCATCGCTCAGTACACCTGCAACACAGCTTGATACCCCTTCACCTCACTCTGGTACATCTTCCGACTACCGACATAGCGTGTCACCAGGAAACGCTGTAAGCAATCCGTCACCGAGCAATGGTTCACACGCATGTGATGAGCCTGGCTGTAACCAGGTGTTCGACCAGCCACACAAGCTCAA GCATCATCAACGATATCATACGAAAGATCACAAATGCCCTTACCCGAACTGTGGCAAGGGATTCGGGACCAAAACCCATCTGCAGCGGCATGTCAATGATCGACatgagagaaagaagaagttccaTTGCGCCGTGCAAGGCTGTGACTACTCAAGGCAAGGGGGAAAGGGATTTCCTCGCAAGGATAACTGGAAACGACATATGACAAAGATTCACAACATGGATCAGAGACACCTCCCAGAACCTGTGGAAGTCGACCAGGAGATGGGCGGCACATAA
- a CDS encoding exosome complex component RRP40 (At least one base has a quality score < 10): MASDAVFVLPGDIIDPSLIPSHPKKPLRLGPGLRHVPPNDIVPTLAGQLVTDRQKNAIRVENARGKYTPRVGELVIGTVQRSAADLFYVTLSDYTAPALLPQLSFEGATKKTRPQLTAGALVYARIALANRHMDPEIECVSSSTGKSEGLGPLTGGMLYTVSLGMARRLMMPKSVQEGRVVVLEELGNAGLQFETATGRNGKFWVDSENVKTVIAVGRAVLETDEKRLDVGEQKKLVRKIIKDLS, translated from the exons ATGGCATCTGATGCGGTGTTTGTACTGCCAGGTGATATCATTGATCCGTCTCTTATTCCTTCACATCCTAAGAAGCCTCTGCGGCTCGGTCCTGGCCTACGACATGTGCCTCCCAACGACATCGTTCCCACACTCGCTGGCCAACTTGTAACTGATCGACAAAAGAATGCAATTCGTGTAGAGAATGCTCGAGGAAAG TATACCCCTCGCGTCGGTGAGCTCGTCATCGGGACCGTCCAGCGCAGCGCCGCCGACTTATTCTATGTTACTCTCTCCGATTATACCGCGCCTGCTCTTCTACCACAACTTTCTTTCGAAGGCGCCACAAAGAAGACCCGTCCTCAACTTACCGCGGGTGCACTTGTGTACGCACGGATTGCTCTCGCCAACCGCCACATGGACCCAGAGATTGAATGCgtatcttcttcaacaggaAAATCCGAGGGTCTAGGCCCTTTAACAGGCGGAATGCTCTACACCGTGTCACTTGGAATGGCTCGACGTCTGATGATGCCCAAGAGTGTGCAAGAAGGCCGGGTTGTGGTGCTGGAAGAGCTCGGTAACGCGGGTCTTCAATTTGAGACAGCCACAGGACGCAATGGCAAGTTCTGGGTTGATAGTGAGAATGTGAAAACGGTCATTGCTGTTGGGAGGGCAGTACTAGAgactgatgagaagagattGGATGTGGGAgaacagaagaagcttgtcAGGAAAATCATCAAAGACCTAAGCTAA